The proteins below are encoded in one region of Planctopirus limnophila DSM 3776:
- a CDS encoding YkgJ family cysteine cluster protein: protein MSPCQNCHAGCCRSFAVSITGADIIRIERDLKLNFWDFVCRWEDREGLITRGQAPQFYFDDEPEVPFAICLMHSQSQFFPQSTKCRFLMEGAPDRDFPLGEARCGIYGSRPSACRIFPTRLSSSGQIAEIYDIPSHGRHEQLPIYELCPRPWIPADLDPVQTVEDLVIARFEQLFFQQLARVWNKSPQSWASFPDFIRFVYEKRLIRKTADELEAEIPATIPFFRAA from the coding sequence ATGAGTCCCTGCCAAAACTGCCATGCCGGCTGCTGTCGCAGTTTTGCAGTTTCCATCACGGGAGCGGATATCATCCGCATCGAACGTGATCTCAAACTCAATTTCTGGGATTTCGTCTGCCGTTGGGAAGATCGCGAAGGGCTCATCACGCGCGGGCAGGCTCCACAGTTTTATTTTGACGATGAGCCAGAAGTTCCCTTTGCCATCTGCCTGATGCACAGTCAGAGCCAGTTTTTCCCACAATCGACCAAATGTCGATTTCTCATGGAAGGCGCACCGGATCGAGATTTCCCTCTCGGTGAAGCCCGATGTGGCATTTATGGCTCTCGACCATCGGCCTGCCGAATTTTTCCGACGAGACTGAGTTCATCGGGGCAGATCGCGGAAATTTACGACATCCCCTCACATGGTCGTCACGAACAGTTGCCAATCTACGAACTGTGTCCACGCCCATGGATCCCTGCCGATCTTGACCCGGTTCAAACCGTGGAAGATCTGGTCATCGCTCGCTTTGAACAGCTTTTTTTCCAGCAGCTGGCCAGAGTCTGGAATAAGTCTCCCCAAAGCTGGGCTTCGTTTCCGGACTTCATCCGCTTTGTTTATGAGAAACGACTGATCCGAAAAACGGCCGACGAACTGGAAGCCGAAATTCCCGCCACGATCCCTTTTTTCCGGGCGGCGTAA
- a CDS encoding type IV pilus twitching motility protein PilT, whose protein sequence is MGGGAPAAAAKFSTIRLGAGVIKDFPINKLFRAMVDLNSSDLHLQVGKPAILRIKGALKPLDMPPITEEQMKELCWPLMDERNQEIFMNTGGADYAHVVEYKGEPWRFRVNMFIQTGKVGMVSRKIERSIPNFEGLYLPPIMEDLCRYDQGMVLLAGVTGSGKSTTIASMLDWINHNFGKHILTIEDPVEFVYTADKSLINQREIGPDVCDFHTAMKHAVRQDPDIMLVGELRDRDTFETAIHAAETGHLVYGTIHASSAPSTIGRILDLFPQSMHSAIRSSMGFNMKAIVAQKLLPTIRDKPKRVPICEVMLFNGTVRKLILEEQDEKLPAAMRIGKADGMQLFNDSLYHFITQEYVSRAEAFEISPNVEELKMMLKGIDVKGPGIL, encoded by the coding sequence ATGGGTGGAGGCGCACCTGCTGCGGCAGCCAAGTTCAGCACGATCCGATTGGGAGCGGGGGTCATCAAGGACTTCCCGATTAACAAACTGTTTCGGGCCATGGTCGATCTCAACAGCTCCGACTTGCACTTGCAGGTGGGCAAGCCCGCGATTCTCCGCATCAAAGGGGCATTGAAACCTCTGGATATGCCTCCCATCACCGAAGAGCAGATGAAGGAACTCTGCTGGCCGCTGATGGACGAACGCAACCAGGAGATCTTCATGAACACGGGCGGTGCCGACTATGCCCATGTCGTCGAGTACAAGGGTGAGCCGTGGCGTTTCCGCGTGAACATGTTCATCCAGACTGGGAAGGTAGGGATGGTCAGTCGTAAGATCGAGCGGTCGATCCCCAACTTCGAGGGGTTGTACCTCCCGCCGATCATGGAGGATCTCTGCCGGTACGACCAGGGGATGGTGCTGCTCGCCGGCGTGACGGGTTCGGGCAAATCGACCACCATCGCGTCGATGCTCGACTGGATCAATCACAACTTCGGCAAGCACATCCTGACGATCGAAGATCCCGTCGAATTCGTGTATACGGCCGACAAAAGCCTGATCAACCAGCGGGAAATCGGCCCCGATGTCTGCGATTTCCACACCGCGATGAAGCATGCCGTGCGGCAAGACCCCGACATCATGCTGGTGGGTGAGTTGCGCGACCGGGACACGTTCGAGACCGCCATCCATGCGGCAGAAACGGGCCACCTTGTATACGGCACGATCCACGCCTCGTCGGCTCCCTCGACGATCGGCCGTATTCTCGACCTGTTCCCGCAAAGCATGCACTCGGCGATCCGTTCGTCGATGGGCTTCAACATGAAGGCGATCGTCGCCCAGAAGCTGCTCCCCACGATTCGCGACAAACCCAAGCGCGTCCCCATCTGCGAGGTAATGCTGTTCAACGGCACCGTCCGCAAGCTGATCCTCGAAGAGCAGGATGAAAAACTGCCCGCCGCCATGCGGATCGGCAAGGCCGACGGCATGCAGTTGTTCAACGACAGCCTGTACCACTTCATCACGCAGGAATACGTGAGCCGGGCGGAGGCTTTTGAGATCAGCCCCAACGTGGAAGAGCTCAAAATGATGCTCAAGGGGATCGATGTGAAGGGCCCCGGGATTCTATAA
- a CDS encoding class I SAM-dependent methyltransferase — protein MTVTLETDPRFAFGANWWRFLSRLTEPQIATAEQSIQKLFHRERLDGLTFLDVGSGSGLFSLAATRLGAIVTSIDFDPQSVACAEELRRRYGSGNGWTIQQGSARDQTMMASLGQFDIVYSWGVLHHTGDMWSAIAITAQATRPGGHFCLSIYNDQGAASDRWKIVKQLYVASPSFIRLLIVLAVVVAYECYAIPVNLFRSLMLVIRLKNPLPIWQAWFQSRFGQKERGMYYWTDMVDWVGGWPFEVAKPEEIFRFLRDRGFTLFEMRTVGGRLGCNEFVFRRND, from the coding sequence GTGACCGTGACCCTTGAGACTGATCCACGCTTTGCCTTTGGTGCCAACTGGTGGAGATTTCTCTCTCGCCTGACCGAACCGCAAATCGCCACTGCTGAACAATCGATTCAAAAGCTGTTCCATCGCGAACGGCTGGATGGCCTGACGTTTCTCGATGTTGGCTCGGGGAGCGGGCTGTTCAGCCTGGCAGCAACTCGCTTAGGGGCCATTGTCACATCGATCGACTTTGATCCTCAGAGTGTGGCCTGTGCCGAGGAACTGAGACGCCGATATGGTTCGGGCAACGGGTGGACGATTCAGCAGGGCTCGGCTCGCGATCAAACGATGATGGCCAGCCTGGGGCAGTTCGACATCGTATACTCCTGGGGTGTACTCCATCACACAGGAGATATGTGGTCAGCCATTGCGATCACGGCACAGGCCACGAGGCCCGGTGGTCACTTCTGCCTGTCTATCTACAACGATCAAGGCGCTGCCAGTGACCGCTGGAAGATTGTTAAACAGCTCTATGTGGCTTCACCTTCGTTCATCAGGCTGTTGATCGTCCTCGCAGTAGTCGTGGCCTACGAATGCTATGCCATTCCCGTGAACCTCTTCCGCAGCCTGATGCTGGTGATCCGCCTCAAGAACCCGCTCCCCATCTGGCAAGCCTGGTTCCAATCGCGGTTCGGCCAGAAAGAGCGCGGGATGTACTACTGGACCGACATGGTCGATTGGGTGGGCGGCTGGCCTTTCGAAGTAGCCAAACCCGAAGAAATCTTCCGGTTTTTGCGAGATCGAGGCTTCACGCTGTTTGAGATGAGGACTGTTGGCGGCCGACTGGGCTGCAATGAGTTTGTCTTCCGCCGCAATGACTAA
- a CDS encoding ASCH domain-containing protein: protein MDPSVWEYLLTSQEQSPDKERIALAIQQPWAELILQGKKTIEIRSTMTNQRGRFYVYASRKPSQLPCALVAAAEHHLEIEQLPKGVILGTVELMDARSAKASDALAACVPPELLVNRQAWILQNPFRLPQELSPRFLPYGIWFYPFQRKPAAGDSLR, encoded by the coding sequence ATGGATCCGTCAGTCTGGGAGTATCTGTTGACCAGTCAGGAACAATCACCAGATAAAGAACGCATCGCCCTGGCAATTCAACAGCCCTGGGCCGAACTGATTCTTCAGGGGAAGAAAACGATTGAAATCCGCTCGACCATGACGAATCAGCGAGGTCGCTTCTACGTTTATGCATCCCGAAAGCCCTCTCAGCTTCCTTGCGCTCTGGTCGCAGCCGCTGAGCACCATCTTGAAATCGAACAACTCCCGAAAGGGGTGATCCTGGGGACAGTCGAATTGATGGATGCTCGATCAGCTAAGGCGTCTGATGCTCTTGCGGCCTGCGTCCCGCCAGAACTTCTCGTTAACCGGCAAGCCTGGATTCTGCAGAATCCTTTCCGGCTCCCGCAGGAACTGTCACCGCGATTTCTCCCCTATGGCATCTGGTTCTACCCTTTCCAAAGGAAGCCGGCAGCGGGGGACTCACTGCGATAG
- a CDS encoding aminotransferase class IV, translating to MNSPTFAVNTPIAWLNGQYLLESAAALPVTDLGVVGGLAVSEMSRTFAGQIFRLTDHLERLRQSLKFVEIALPCSESQIFEICTRVVTHNFKVVNTPEVIDSKEIPQELGVVIFVTAGPNPTYTGQEYARQHGPSVGIHTFCLRRQAYHAMYRDGVSLVCPPVQALPAEIVPRTIKSRSRMHWRMGELAARKIDPHAFSILADDDGSLTETAAGNLVVIQNNCAISPPEGQALEGISLKATLEFCQRSGLTVERRKIWPKDLMMAQEAWLTSTPFGMVPVTRFDGHTIGAGPKGPWYQKILHQWSQTTGSDLALWLGGENTAGLEN from the coding sequence ATGAACTCTCCGACCTTCGCTGTCAATACACCCATCGCCTGGCTGAATGGCCAATATCTTCTCGAATCAGCCGCTGCGCTTCCCGTAACGGATCTGGGGGTTGTTGGTGGTCTGGCGGTTTCCGAAATGTCGCGCACCTTTGCCGGTCAGATTTTTCGATTGACTGATCACCTCGAACGACTGCGACAATCTTTGAAATTTGTCGAAATTGCGTTGCCCTGTTCTGAGAGTCAAATTTTCGAGATCTGCACGCGGGTGGTCACCCACAACTTCAAGGTCGTTAACACTCCAGAAGTCATCGATTCGAAAGAGATTCCGCAGGAATTAGGGGTCGTGATCTTCGTCACCGCCGGGCCAAATCCCACCTACACGGGACAGGAGTATGCCAGGCAACATGGCCCGAGTGTAGGTATCCACACCTTCTGCCTGAGGCGACAGGCTTACCACGCGATGTACCGGGATGGGGTCTCCCTCGTCTGCCCGCCAGTTCAAGCCTTACCTGCGGAGATTGTTCCCCGAACCATCAAATCAAGAAGCCGTATGCACTGGCGGATGGGTGAACTTGCTGCGCGAAAAATTGACCCGCACGCCTTCAGTATTCTTGCTGATGACGATGGTTCATTGACCGAAACTGCTGCTGGGAATCTGGTTGTCATTCAAAACAACTGCGCCATCTCCCCACCCGAAGGCCAGGCACTCGAAGGGATCAGCCTGAAGGCGACACTGGAGTTTTGTCAGCGCTCCGGACTTACGGTCGAACGTCGAAAAATCTGGCCTAAAGATCTCATGATGGCTCAGGAGGCATGGCTCACCAGTACTCCCTTCGGGATGGTTCCGGTCACCCGGTTTGATGGGCATACGATCGGCGCAGGACCAAAAGGCCCGTGGTACCAGAAGATTCTCCATCAATGGAGCCAAACCACTGGTTCCGACCTTGCCCTATGGCTTGGCGGTGAGAATACGGCTGGCCTAGAAAATTAA
- the argH gene encoding argininosuccinate lyase, which produces MAAKAWGGAFDGQTDPRVERFTESISFDARLAEVDVRGSKAHSQMLSEVGLISEQEKNQIHAALDEILATILAGKFPFRIELEDIHMHIESALIERLGDTGRKLHTGRSRNDQVATDLKLYVRDAMDRLDGLLVELQRAFIGRAERDEGVILPGYTHLQRAQPVLASQYWCAWCEKFERDRTRLRDARVRLNESPLGAAALAGTTLPINRQRTAELLGFDRPAANSLDVSSDRDFVAETVFDLTLIATHLSNWAEEWILWCTTEFGFIKLPNAYTTGSSIMPQKRNPDVLELIRGKAGRVVGDLQHVLVLIKGLPLAYNRDLQEDKVALFDALDQVEASLELAAAIVEHAELKKETISARIEEGFLDATTLMEYLIQKGVPMRTGHETVGKLVRLAESKSCTLAQLPLADFQSIAPQVEQDVFEALGVVNAVRRFRSEGSGGTASVAQQVAKWKQKLEST; this is translated from the coding sequence GTGGCAGCTAAAGCTTGGGGTGGTGCATTTGATGGGCAGACGGATCCTCGCGTGGAACGTTTCACCGAATCGATCAGCTTCGACGCCCGGCTCGCAGAGGTCGATGTTCGCGGTTCGAAGGCTCACTCGCAGATGCTCTCGGAAGTCGGCCTGATCAGCGAGCAGGAAAAGAACCAGATTCACGCCGCACTCGATGAGATTCTGGCCACGATTCTCGCAGGGAAATTTCCCTTTCGAATCGAACTGGAAGACATCCACATGCATATCGAGTCGGCTTTGATCGAACGGTTGGGAGATACCGGTCGCAAGCTGCACACGGGCCGAAGTCGCAATGATCAGGTGGCAACCGATCTCAAACTTTATGTACGAGACGCGATGGATCGGCTTGATGGATTGCTTGTTGAACTGCAGCGGGCGTTTATTGGGCGTGCGGAGCGAGATGAGGGGGTAATTTTGCCCGGCTACACGCATCTGCAGCGTGCTCAGCCAGTGCTTGCCTCACAGTATTGGTGTGCCTGGTGCGAGAAATTTGAGCGTGATCGAACTCGCCTGCGGGATGCTCGCGTGCGCCTCAATGAATCTCCGCTGGGGGCCGCTGCTCTGGCTGGTACAACGTTGCCGATTAACCGTCAGCGAACAGCCGAACTCTTGGGATTCGACCGGCCGGCTGCCAATAGTTTGGATGTTTCCAGCGATCGCGACTTTGTCGCCGAGACCGTTTTTGATCTCACTTTGATCGCCACGCATTTGAGCAACTGGGCCGAAGAATGGATTCTGTGGTGTACGACCGAGTTTGGCTTCATCAAATTGCCGAATGCCTACACGACCGGTTCATCGATCATGCCTCAAAAGAGAAATCCCGATGTACTGGAGCTGATTCGCGGAAAAGCAGGCCGAGTGGTCGGTGATCTGCAGCATGTCCTCGTGCTCATTAAGGGCCTGCCCCTGGCGTACAATCGCGATCTGCAGGAAGACAAGGTGGCCTTGTTCGATGCCCTCGATCAGGTTGAGGCGAGTCTCGAACTGGCTGCTGCTATTGTTGAGCACGCCGAACTGAAAAAAGAGACGATCTCGGCCCGCATTGAAGAAGGGTTTCTGGATGCAACGACGCTCATGGAGTATCTGATCCAGAAGGGTGTCCCCATGCGGACAGGCCATGAGACTGTGGGCAAGCTCGTGAGGCTCGCGGAATCGAAGTCCTGCACGCTGGCGCAGTTGCCTCTGGCTGATTTTCAGTCGATTGCACCACAGGTCGAACAGGATGTGTTCGAAGCGTTGGGTGTGGTGAATGCTGTCCGCCGCTTCCGCAGTGAAGGTTCGGGGGGAACGGCATCCGTCGCCCAGCAGGTCGCCAAGTGGAAACAGAAACTGGAGTCAACTTAA
- the queC gene encoding 7-cyano-7-deazaguanine synthase QueC, giving the protein MALDHQKASTAPPQKKISPPCVVLVSGGLDSATILAMAKAQGFSPFAISFDYGQRHRFELEAAEKVCQAQGVARHVVIPLDMRSIGGSALTANIDVPKDRSEAELTSGIPITYVPARNTVFLSIALGWAEVIGAQDLFVGVNAVDYSGYPDCRPEFVAAFEKLANLATQTGVEGQPWKIHAPLIHLTKAEIIRQGVALGVDYSLTHSCYDPTPTGLSCGHCDSCLIRKKGFLEAHIPDPTRYAD; this is encoded by the coding sequence ATGGCTCTGGATCATCAGAAAGCAAGTACTGCTCCTCCACAAAAAAAAATATCGCCACCCTGTGTGGTGCTGGTGAGTGGTGGGCTGGATTCCGCCACAATTCTTGCCATGGCCAAAGCGCAGGGGTTTTCTCCCTTTGCGATCTCATTTGATTACGGCCAGCGGCACCGCTTTGAATTGGAAGCCGCTGAGAAAGTCTGCCAGGCGCAGGGCGTCGCCCGGCATGTCGTCATTCCCCTCGACATGCGATCGATCGGGGGCTCAGCCCTCACCGCCAATATCGATGTCCCCAAGGACCGCTCGGAAGCCGAATTGACCAGCGGCATTCCCATCACCTACGTTCCCGCCCGAAACACGGTCTTCCTCTCGATTGCCTTAGGCTGGGCCGAAGTGATCGGGGCACAGGATTTGTTTGTAGGTGTGAACGCCGTGGATTACAGCGGCTACCCCGATTGCCGACCGGAATTTGTAGCCGCTTTTGAGAAGCTGGCGAACCTCGCCACCCAAACCGGCGTCGAAGGCCAGCCCTGGAAAATCCATGCACCATTAATTCACCTCACGAAGGCTGAAATCATCCGGCAGGGAGTCGCCCTGGGTGTCGATTACTCTTTAACTCATAGCTGCTATGATCCAACTCCCACAGGACTTTCCTGCGGCCACTGTGACTCCTGTCTGATTCGCAAGAAGGGGTTCCTCGAAGCACATATTCCAGATCCCACCCGTTATGCCGACTGA
- a CDS encoding 7-carboxy-7-deazaguanine synthase QueE, which yields MPTDLSTLPSAKKTGHSSARLRIAETFLSVQGEGALTGVRSFFIRTTGCNLRCWFCDTPYTSWTAEGNWQTIDELLAQATASGAEHVILTGGEPLLQPAIVELSHALKAAGLHITVETAGTVDRPVMADLMSISPKLANSNPTAAPDFPVNPTAVRGSQGAVARRHSELRWNIATLTRLTTDYPYQLKFVIDTPADLDALSEALTELPHVPPEHVWLMPQGITQEELALRGAWLKPLAESQGYNFCPRLHIEWFGHRRGV from the coding sequence ATGCCGACTGATCTTTCCACTCTTCCTTCTGCTAAAAAAACAGGCCACAGTTCTGCGCGCCTGCGTATTGCCGAAACCTTTCTTTCGGTGCAGGGGGAGGGTGCGCTGACGGGCGTGAGATCGTTTTTTATCCGCACGACGGGCTGCAACCTGCGCTGCTGGTTTTGCGATACTCCGTACACCTCGTGGACAGCCGAAGGAAACTGGCAGACCATTGATGAGTTGCTGGCTCAGGCCACTGCCAGTGGAGCGGAGCACGTCATTCTGACTGGAGGTGAACCACTCCTTCAGCCCGCGATTGTCGAACTTAGCCACGCGCTGAAGGCTGCCGGGCTCCATATCACTGTAGAAACAGCAGGAACGGTCGACCGTCCCGTGATGGCAGACCTGATGTCGATCAGCCCGAAGCTGGCGAATTCGAACCCCACTGCCGCACCCGATTTTCCTGTAAATCCCACTGCGGTGCGGGGAAGCCAAGGCGCGGTCGCCCGCAGACACTCTGAGCTGCGCTGGAACATCGCCACGCTCACACGTCTGACGACTGACTACCCGTATCAGCTCAAATTTGTGATCGATACTCCCGCTGATCTCGATGCACTTTCAGAGGCTCTTACTGAGTTGCCGCACGTTCCGCCGGAACATGTCTGGTTGATGCCCCAGGGGATCACACAGGAAGAACTCGCCTTGCGTGGAGCCTGGCTCAAGCCACTGGCAGAATCGCAAGGCTACAACTTCTGCCCCCGCCTCCACATCGAATGGTTCGGCCACCGCCGCGGCGTGTGA